CAGCGCAAACGCGCCTAGCGCAAACTCGATGGTGACCACACCAGATTGGGTATTCGTTTGATATCTGCGCATCTATTTGATCACCTGTATAAAGTAATCATGGGAGGCTAAAACGCGCTTATTATTTGAGGCAAAACGCTGGGCTTGACGGTAAGAGTCAAACTCTCCCGTTAACAGGCGATACCAAGTGCCTGAGTTACTTAGCTCAGTAGGACGAATTGCAATCGGTAACTGGGTATCAAGCAGCTCATTTCGCTTTTGTAACGCCTCGGGCATATTGTCGTAGGCTCCTAGCTGAATGTAGTACTTACGCCCTTTAGGTTTCGTCTGTTGATTAATTGGCGCTTGGGCGGCAAAGAACTCCTCTGCGGAGATTTCAGACACCTCCGCCTCACTTAAGGTCTCATCTTCAATCGGCGCGCTTTTCGTCTCTAACGCTGGCGTTTTGGCTTCAGGGTTCACCTTAGCTTGCTTACTCTGCTCTAGAGCCTCTAGCTTCAACATGCTCAGCTTAAGGTTCGAGCTAACCTTACTGTTGCTGGTATCTTGCTCATACACAGGCAATAAAATATCAACCGCCGCCTGGAAGTCCCCTTGGTAAATATGAACCATGGCGATATTGTTCTTAACCGATGTCTCATCAAAGCCGCGCAGACGCGCGATATTGAAGCTATCAACTGCGCTCTCATAGCGCTTTACCTGCGCCAAAGCAATGCCGCGTTGCATATACAATTGAGCGTCGTTTAGCCCCAATGCGATTGCCTGATCGTATTCCTCTAGTGCCTTGTCGAATGCAAATCCTTTGGCCAGAATTCGCCCTTTTAGCAAATGGGCTTTAGCGGATGGCGCATCAGCAAGCTCAAGCACTCGCTGCACATAAAAATCAGCAGACTCAATATCGTCATTATTGAAATAGGCTTGAGCAAGCTTAAACTGCGCATCCCAATCTTTATCGTTGGCTACCACTTGCGCCTTATAGTGTTCAATCAGCCCAGTATAGTTTTTACTAATGGTCAGCTGATTCTCCACATGCTCATCACGGTTGGTGCCATGATTAGCACAGCCACCCGCCAACAGTAAAAAAACCAACAACAAGCGTTTCATATTAATTTCCTGTCATCATTCGGGTTACACCCGGTGCGAGAATCAAGATTACAATCGGGAACATAATGAAAAGGATCAGTGGCGCACTCATCTTGGCGGCCAGTTTTCCTATCTTCTCTTCCATAACTAAGATTTGTTCATTACGGAAGTCTTCCGCAAGATCTGAAAGCACTGGCGCTACCGAGGTGCCATATTGAATATTTTGGGTTAGAGTCAGCGCAAAACTTCGCACCTGTGGGGTTGGAATACGTCGCGTTAAGTCTACTAACGCCGCTTCCATGCCTTTTACTTCCGCCGCATCTGAGGTTTTTCGGATTTGATAACAAAGGTCTTTATCAAAGCTTTTTAGCTCATCACCAAGGTATCTAAAGGCGGCCTCTAAGGTCATGCCGGTTTGCACACACACCGACATCATATCTAGCATGTATGGCAACTGACGCGAGTTCTTTTCTACCAGCTTTTTCTTGCGCCATGCCAGATACATATCTGGCACGATAATCACCCCAACAACCGCCATCATAAAACCAATTACCATCTCTTTGGTGTCATGCACAAACAGCACAATACTGATAATTGAAATGGCTAACAGCACCGCTTTTACCGGGCTGTAATATCGAAGCAACTCGCGGTTATAAATGCCGGCATCTTCAAACTTATCGCGAATATCGCGCTGAGTGCCTCTGCCCATGCCACCTAGGATTTCATGGAAAAAGCTGAAATTGAGCTGTTTTTTGTTCTCAAGAAAGCTCTTTATTTTTAGCTGCTTAGCCTTATGGTCTAGGTAGCGGGTAATGCCGTAAGCAATCAAGGCTGAAACCAATAAGAAAAATACAATAATCATCATTAGCGAATACTCTTAACCAGCCACCAAACGATAAACATGCCGATCCCTTCACTGATCAACAGGTAATACAGGATCCAGCGGCCATCGGGGTGGAACAGTACAAAATTCAGATCACTGGGGTTTATCCAATTTAGCAACAACATAAAACAGAACGGAATTGCGCCAACGATCTTGGCGGAGATGCGCGCCTCAGAGGTCATCGCCATCTTTTTCTTTTCAAGATTACGCGCTTCAACCAACACCCGAATCAGCTTGCTAAGTACCGATTTTAACTGCCCACCTCGCTCCATGTTGGCGCGGATGGTGATAACGAAAAACAGAAATGGCGGATACGGGAATCGCTTACAAGAGCGCTCAAAGATCGCCTCTGTAGATTCACCAAGGCGCATCCTATCTGAGATGTCCTTGAACTCTCGTCCAACGTCGTTATTAGACACCTTAGACACATAAGCAAAAGCTGCATTGATACTCTCACCTGCGGTCACCGCGCTCATTAGGATGTTAAGAGCATCTGGGAAGTCGGTTTCAAATGCCTTACGCCGCTTGTCGGTGAGAAAGCGAATACCGAGAAACAACCCAATGATGGAAACCGCAGCGTTTATTTCCAATTGTGGAAAGCTCAACCACCTTTGGTTAACAAACAGCGCCAAACCGTTAATCAGCGCCATAAACAGCACTATC
Above is a genomic segment from Vibrio gallicus containing:
- a CDS encoding SPOR domain-containing protein yields the protein MKRLLLVFLLLAGGCANHGTNRDEHVENQLTISKNYTGLIEHYKAQVVANDKDWDAQFKLAQAYFNNDDIESADFYVQRVLELADAPSAKAHLLKGRILAKGFAFDKALEEYDQAIALGLNDAQLYMQRGIALAQVKRYESAVDSFNIARLRGFDETSVKNNIAMVHIYQGDFQAAVDILLPVYEQDTSNSKVSSNLKLSMLKLEALEQSKQAKVNPEAKTPALETKSAPIEDETLSEAEVSEISAEEFFAAQAPINQQTKPKGRKYYIQLGAYDNMPEALQKRNELLDTQLPIAIRPTELSNSGTWYRLLTGEFDSYRQAQRFASNNKRVLASHDYFIQVIK
- a CDS encoding type II secretion system F family protein translates to MMIIVFFLLVSALIAYGITRYLDHKAKQLKIKSFLENKKQLNFSFFHEILGGMGRGTQRDIRDKFEDAGIYNRELLRYYSPVKAVLLAISIISIVLFVHDTKEMVIGFMMAVVGVIIVPDMYLAWRKKKLVEKNSRQLPYMLDMMSVCVQTGMTLEAAFRYLGDELKSFDKDLCYQIRKTSDAAEVKGMEAALVDLTRRIPTPQVRSFALTLTQNIQYGTSVAPVLSDLAEDFRNEQILVMEEKIGKLAAKMSAPLILFIMFPIVILILAPGVTRMMTGN
- a CDS encoding type II secretion system F family protein, which translates into the protein MIGWLVVGFGVFGLCLALYAKRRPDPRYVFLEQTIHHKSRQITAVDIKGLTKSNLLQRITSLWNVISAALGRFPIPKIVLFMALINGLALFVNQRWLSFPQLEINAAVSIIGLFLGIRFLTDKRRKAFETDFPDALNILMSAVTAGESINAAFAYVSKVSNNDVGREFKDISDRMRLGESTEAIFERSCKRFPYPPFLFFVITIRANMERGGQLKSVLSKLIRVLVEARNLEKKKMAMTSEARISAKIVGAIPFCFMLLLNWINPSDLNFVLFHPDGRWILYYLLISEGIGMFIVWWLVKSIR